The Afipia massiliensis genome has a segment encoding these proteins:
- a CDS encoding HpcH/HpaI aldolase family protein, which produces MANKVKDIWAAGKVVVNGWLAIPSGFSAEVMAQCGFDSVTVDMQHGVQEYQSMIQCFQAMQAHPVTPMVRVPWNEPGIIGKVLDGGAYGVICPMINTKEEAERFVAAAKYPPRGTRSNGPIRAMMYGSAGTYQQTANDETLCIPMIETKTAVENLESILDVKGVAGVYIGPSDLGFSYGLHPTLDRTEPEIIKIYERIVKECDKRGIFPGIHCSGAAGAALAIERGFKLVTILNDSGLLAMSAKNHIAETRKNSGGKA; this is translated from the coding sequence ATGGCAAACAAGGTCAAGGACATCTGGGCTGCGGGCAAGGTGGTGGTCAACGGCTGGCTCGCGATCCCCTCCGGCTTCTCCGCCGAGGTGATGGCGCAATGCGGCTTCGACAGCGTCACTGTCGATATGCAGCACGGCGTGCAGGAGTATCAGTCGATGATCCAGTGCTTCCAGGCGATGCAGGCGCATCCGGTGACGCCGATGGTCCGCGTGCCATGGAACGAGCCCGGCATTATCGGCAAGGTGCTCGACGGTGGCGCGTATGGTGTGATCTGTCCGATGATCAACACCAAGGAAGAGGCCGAACGCTTCGTCGCTGCTGCGAAATACCCGCCGCGCGGCACCCGCAGCAACGGTCCGATCCGCGCCATGATGTACGGTTCGGCCGGGACTTATCAGCAGACCGCCAACGACGAGACGCTCTGCATTCCGATGATCGAGACCAAGACCGCGGTGGAGAATCTGGAATCGATCCTCGATGTGAAGGGCGTCGCCGGCGTCTACATCGGCCCGTCCGACCTTGGCTTCTCATACGGCCTCCATCCGACACTCGATCGCACCGAGCCGGAGATCATCAAGATCTATGAGCGGATCGTGAAGGAATGCGACAAGCGCGGAATCTTCCCCGGCATCCATTGCAGCGGTGCGGCGGGCGCGGCGCTCGCCATCGAACGCGGCTTCAAGCTGGTGACGATCCTGAACGACAGCGGCTTGCTCGCGATGTCCGCCAAGAACCACATTGCGGAAACGCGGAAGAATTCCGGCGGCAAGGCGTGA
- a CDS encoding UxaA family hydrolase: protein MAPTPVIRLHADDSVVIARAALLPGAEVAPGVAAIERIPAGHKVAVKPIAVGEPVKRYGQIIGFATVPIAPGQHVHVQNIGMGEFSKDYAYGVDVKPTPNFDLPATFQGIRRPDGRVATRNYIGILTSVNCSAHVAGLVADVFKKNPFTGHDPLAKFPNVDGVVALTHKTGCGMTQLEPLTVLRRTLGGYARHVNFSHVIILGLGCEMNQIGGFLEEQRLAGRLRSLDIQDVGGSRKTVEKAVAFVHEVLAESNNIKREPCPASELMVALQCGGSDGYSGVSANPALGAASDLLVRHGGSVILSETPETYGAEHLLTRRAVSPEVGEKLVALMRWWEDYTQRNGAEMDSNPSPGNKAGGLTTILEKSLGAMAKAGSTNLVDVVGYAEPVTKKGFTFMDTPGFDPVAATGQVAGGANLVCFTTGRGSVFGCKPSPSIKLATNTPMFRRMEDDMDINCGTILDGDETVQQCGQRIFDLILRVASGEQTKSEAFDFGAAEFAPWVLGATM, encoded by the coding sequence ATGGCCCCGACACCTGTGATCCGTCTGCATGCCGATGACAGCGTGGTAATCGCGCGAGCGGCGCTGCTGCCCGGCGCGGAGGTCGCACCGGGCGTCGCCGCCATCGAGCGCATTCCGGCGGGTCACAAGGTGGCGGTGAAACCGATTGCGGTAGGAGAACCCGTCAAGCGCTACGGCCAGATTATCGGCTTTGCCACCGTACCGATCGCGCCGGGCCAGCATGTCCATGTGCAGAACATCGGAATGGGCGAGTTCTCGAAGGACTACGCCTACGGCGTGGATGTGAAGCCGACGCCGAATTTCGATTTGCCCGCGACGTTTCAGGGCATCCGCCGTCCGGATGGCCGGGTCGCGACGCGCAACTACATCGGCATTCTCACCTCGGTGAATTGCAGTGCGCATGTCGCGGGTCTTGTCGCCGACGTGTTCAAGAAAAATCCGTTCACCGGCCACGATCCGCTGGCGAAATTTCCCAACGTCGATGGCGTGGTCGCGCTGACCCACAAGACCGGCTGCGGAATGACTCAGCTTGAACCGCTGACCGTGTTGCGCCGGACGCTCGGTGGTTATGCGCGCCATGTAAATTTCTCGCATGTGATCATCCTGGGTCTCGGTTGCGAGATGAACCAGATCGGTGGGTTCCTCGAGGAGCAGCGGCTTGCGGGACGTCTGCGCTCGCTGGACATTCAGGATGTGGGTGGTTCGCGGAAGACAGTCGAGAAGGCGGTGGCCTTCGTTCACGAGGTGCTAGCTGAATCCAACAACATCAAGCGCGAGCCGTGTCCGGCGAGCGAGTTGATGGTCGCGCTTCAATGCGGTGGCTCGGATGGTTACTCCGGTGTGTCGGCCAATCCGGCGCTCGGTGCGGCCAGTGATCTGCTGGTGCGGCATGGCGGCTCGGTGATCCTGTCCGAGACTCCCGAGACTTATGGCGCGGAGCATCTGCTGACGCGCCGTGCGGTCAGCCCTGAGGTGGGCGAGAAGCTCGTCGCTCTGATGCGCTGGTGGGAGGATTATACCCAGCGCAACGGCGCGGAGATGGATTCCAATCCGAGCCCCGGCAACAAGGCCGGCGGCCTCACTACCATTCTTGAGAAGTCCCTTGGCGCGATGGCCAAAGCCGGCAGCACCAATCTTGTCGACGTGGTGGGATATGCCGAGCCTGTCACGAAGAAGGGCTTCACCTTCATGGATACGCCGGGCTTCGATCCGGTGGCTGCGACCGGGCAGGTGGCGGGCGGCGCGAACCTCGTCTGTTTCACGACTGGACGCGGCAGCGTATTCGGCTGCAAGCCGTCGCCATCGATCAAGCTCGCGACCAACACGCCGATGTTCCGCCGCATGGAAGACGATATGGACATCAATTGCGGGACCATTCTGGACGGCGATGAAACGGTTCAGCAATGCGGCCAGCGCATTTTCGACCTGATTTTGCGGGTGGCTTCCGGGGAGCAGACCAAAAGCGAAGCGTTCGATTTCGGCGCTGCGGAGTTCGCGCCGTGGGTGCTTGGCGCGACGATGTAG